A stretch of Pseudomonas sp. CCC3.1 DNA encodes these proteins:
- the zorC gene encoding type I Zorya anti-phage system protein ZorC, producing the protein MTSPIARLSAAINLSLLAHRTGPAPEPLARFPRLGAAGIDLYERFERAEKALPPPQEKRRAAINKFRNVLPLNASEWRLVFAGLSDKSERVGPILDDDQLFDRVHKEIHHRIEKRRLSRRDWLALCFSYFGYEAATPDQNANWCVLRADVQLGFECVRGQQKREKEWVHIVQQHQELFSEQAGARLGDQMFKGEISDLSALQTIAQIPDSSWLWRRIFNVLISRIFMLDDAEFSQRLADLVDIGRQHPRHMNDILSACLSRYHLAAYREKPSSLLKQVALDNWGSPQIRSRQNSWLQYVEKDVCAMVVAWFAKEDLEHFFNLLKGDSEVDQSRLYYWLRFANQMSYTRIVMGSDAWQDSGRDFVHFREKNKGRLSKLVGGPGHNNAVVMQIGNYFFVEFSGTGNACYVYKADNSPFNPDKSQLALKADLKQASAFNPMRHSPAPSRPNRVEGWLSKFDDALEKLGIRVQSQAGAPGSAKPLPFEDQVRDALKSVKHKVYDQRARGGAFQVQLDDNDLAAVAALQRLGFKPVNHQPLRFWRQ; encoded by the coding sequence ATGACTAGCCCAATCGCGAGGCTTTCCGCCGCTATTAACCTGAGTCTGTTGGCACATCGCACGGGGCCGGCGCCTGAACCGTTGGCGCGATTCCCCCGTCTGGGTGCTGCGGGAATTGATCTTTACGAAAGATTCGAACGCGCTGAAAAAGCTTTGCCGCCACCTCAGGAAAAACGCCGCGCTGCGATAAACAAATTCCGCAATGTACTCCCACTCAACGCCTCAGAATGGCGTTTGGTTTTTGCCGGTCTCTCGGACAAGAGTGAGCGAGTCGGACCGATACTGGACGATGACCAGCTTTTTGACCGAGTGCATAAAGAAATCCATCACCGCATTGAAAAACGGAGATTGAGCCGCCGAGATTGGTTGGCGCTGTGCTTTAGCTACTTTGGGTACGAGGCCGCCACGCCTGATCAAAACGCCAATTGGTGTGTGTTGCGGGCAGACGTTCAGCTTGGCTTCGAATGCGTCAGAGGTCAGCAAAAACGCGAGAAGGAATGGGTGCATATCGTCCAGCAGCATCAGGAGCTTTTTTCCGAGCAGGCAGGTGCCAGGCTGGGTGACCAGATGTTCAAGGGAGAGATCAGCGACCTTTCGGCATTGCAGACGATTGCGCAGATCCCTGACAGCAGTTGGCTGTGGCGAAGGATCTTTAACGTACTTATCTCTCGTATTTTTATGTTGGATGACGCCGAGTTTTCTCAGCGCTTAGCCGACCTTGTCGACATCGGCCGGCAGCATCCGCGGCACATGAACGACATTCTGAGTGCATGCCTGTCGCGTTATCACTTGGCAGCGTATCGAGAGAAGCCGTCGTCGCTGCTCAAACAGGTCGCCCTCGACAACTGGGGTAGCCCTCAGATCCGTTCCAGACAAAACAGCTGGCTGCAGTACGTTGAAAAAGATGTCTGTGCAATGGTCGTTGCGTGGTTCGCGAAGGAAGATCTGGAGCACTTCTTCAACCTGTTGAAGGGAGACTCCGAGGTTGATCAGTCGCGCCTGTATTACTGGCTAAGATTTGCCAACCAAATGAGCTACACCCGAATCGTCATGGGCTCCGACGCCTGGCAAGACAGTGGGCGGGACTTCGTTCATTTCCGTGAGAAGAACAAAGGGCGCTTGAGCAAGTTGGTAGGCGGTCCCGGGCACAATAATGCTGTAGTCATGCAGATTGGAAACTACTTTTTCGTGGAGTTTTCTGGAACAGGTAATGCCTGCTATGTGTACAAAGCAGATAATTCACCGTTCAATCCGGACAAATCTCAGCTTGCACTTAAAGCAGATCTGAAGCAGGCAAGTGCTTTCAATCCTATGCGGCATTCACCTGCACCTAGCCGCCCAAATCGCGTAGAGGGCTGGCTCAGCAAATTCGATGATGCCCTCGAGAAATTGGGTATTCGTGTGCAAAGTCAGGCCGGAGCGCCAGGTTCAGCCAAACCATTGCCTTTCGAAGACCAAGTCCGTGACGCCCTGAAGTCGGTCAAACACAAAGTCTATGACCAGCGCGCGCGCGGCGGTGCGTTTCAGGTCCAGCTCGATGACAACGATCTGGCCGCTGTTGCTGCGCTCCAACGCCTGGGCTTCAAGCCCGTCAATCACCAGCCACTCCGGTTCTGGAGACAGTAA
- the zorB1 gene encoding type I Zorya anti-phage system protein ZorB1: protein MFGKQMPSVARSKDEGEKPFWISFADLMTAMMILFLVVMVAALSSVTQRINQAEQGEKQRNRDISQICEDLSLKAKTASKTIVVDCKDNRISFGDAGRFGHNQYALSNDGQSALQEVVPMILDAANSEEGRKWFKQVVIEGSTDTDGSYLYNLHLSLQRSEWVMCSLLDSRSPLQVGLSGEHQQQIRSIFLAGGVSFNNAKDTKEESRRVELRMQFFGLKEKEDNLKPEVPVFNNTDMEKCQLAMSR from the coding sequence ATGTTTGGTAAGCAAATGCCTTCGGTTGCCCGTTCAAAAGACGAGGGAGAGAAGCCTTTCTGGATCTCCTTCGCTGATTTGATGACCGCTATGATGATTCTATTTCTTGTGGTCATGGTGGCAGCTTTGAGCTCTGTGACACAGCGCATTAACCAAGCGGAGCAAGGAGAGAAGCAGCGTAATAGGGACATTAGTCAGATCTGCGAGGACCTGAGCCTTAAGGCGAAGACTGCCAGTAAAACTATCGTCGTGGATTGCAAGGACAACCGAATTAGCTTCGGGGATGCTGGCCGCTTTGGTCATAACCAGTACGCGCTGAGCAACGATGGCCAGTCGGCACTTCAGGAGGTTGTGCCAATGATTCTGGACGCGGCTAACAGTGAAGAAGGCCGAAAGTGGTTCAAACAGGTTGTGATCGAGGGATCGACAGACACCGACGGTTCTTATCTTTATAACCTGCACCTTTCACTGCAGCGTTCAGAGTGGGTGATGTGTAGTCTGCTCGATAGCCGCAGCCCGCTCCAAGTCGGATTGTCGGGGGAGCACCAACAGCAAATCAGATCGATTTTCCTGGCGGGCGGTGTGTCGTTCAACAATGCAAAGGACACCAAGGAAGAAAGCCGGCGAGTGGAGTTGCGCATGCAGTTCTTTGGCTTGAAGGAAAAGGAGGACAACCTCAAGCCAGAGGTACCGGTGTTCAATAACACTGATATGGAAAAGTGTCAGTTGGCGATGAGCCGATGA
- the zorA1 gene encoding type I Zorya anti-phage system protein ZorA1: MDFSTLLHLWGAASSEQLIAPITVVGFVFILCAWYFVRYFCPSFKLSSQLKKLTKRVHGVKALAPSQRRSELEQLFNGSKLEHSWHEYAETLHDQFEFQEGEQVLVRSRATAGAAHFFSPQSVVDTPLGTEFYKHLPGILTGIGIVGTFFGLMLGLQHFDPSTPEQVNASVDKLLKDVLFAFIGSFISIMASIAVTITEKWRLGQCYRLLEAFNETIDGLFDSGVGEEYLAELVRSSAESSVQTRQLKDSLVTDLREMLQNLVDTQVRESLKLADTLSTTYRDSGQLLADQVSSAIENSLKSPLEAIAGAVQAASGDQSGQVQNLLQDVLVAFMNKLEGTFGQQFNGLHELMGQSVAAMQSMQQGFSTLIQDMRSASESSTQNSSTMIAQLLSDMQAGQNAMQAGMNEMLANLQASVARIGNEGEGAGARMAEQLEKLFAQSETRQQAMAENLQAFVESIKQNIGQGQQDTMAKIAGSVEVLGEQLSAVFKQLERGQQQMDQTTRAAQADLHQGTRDLVGGLDEQVKALLQTVSEQQKSAQDTVKALSAQTEQHLQSMQLGADKMRAAAERFETAGQSVARASESTAGLMGTVQGAGTELAQASRELNTVVADYRNNREALAKTLAVIEGVVASAQGEASGRSQYLQDLKVQSERMQALNREVYEYLENISGVLGNGFKEFGNGMESALKQTLGSLDNELHKAVTSLAGGVDGVKDSLEEFGEIMEKIRR, from the coding sequence ATGGATTTTTCGACGCTGTTGCATCTATGGGGTGCAGCAAGCTCCGAGCAGCTGATCGCGCCAATAACGGTAGTTGGCTTCGTTTTCATTTTGTGCGCTTGGTACTTTGTCCGTTATTTTTGTCCATCCTTCAAACTTAGCAGTCAGCTGAAAAAACTGACTAAACGTGTGCACGGTGTGAAAGCGCTCGCCCCGTCTCAACGGCGCTCTGAATTGGAGCAACTGTTCAATGGAAGCAAGCTGGAGCACTCTTGGCACGAATACGCTGAAACGCTGCACGACCAGTTTGAGTTTCAAGAAGGCGAACAGGTTCTTGTCCGGTCGCGCGCCACCGCCGGAGCCGCGCATTTTTTCTCACCTCAAAGCGTGGTTGATACCCCGCTGGGAACCGAGTTCTATAAACACCTGCCTGGTATTTTGACCGGCATCGGTATTGTCGGAACCTTCTTCGGCTTGATGCTAGGCCTACAGCATTTTGATCCAAGCACCCCTGAGCAGGTAAATGCCAGCGTCGATAAGCTGCTCAAGGACGTGTTGTTTGCGTTCATCGGCTCCTTTATTTCAATCATGGCCTCTATAGCCGTCACTATTACTGAAAAGTGGCGTTTGGGGCAGTGCTATAGGCTCCTTGAGGCTTTCAACGAAACCATCGACGGGCTTTTCGACAGCGGTGTCGGTGAGGAATATCTAGCGGAGCTTGTGCGCTCGAGTGCGGAAAGCTCCGTGCAAACCCGTCAGCTCAAGGACAGCCTGGTAACCGATCTGCGGGAAATGCTGCAGAACCTCGTTGATACCCAAGTCCGCGAAAGCCTCAAATTAGCGGATACCTTGTCAACGACTTACCGTGACTCTGGGCAGTTGTTGGCCGATCAGGTAAGCAGTGCGATTGAGAACAGTCTCAAATCCCCCCTTGAAGCTATCGCGGGTGCGGTTCAGGCTGCCAGTGGCGATCAGTCAGGGCAAGTACAGAACCTTCTTCAGGATGTTCTAGTTGCCTTCATGAACAAGCTGGAAGGTACGTTCGGCCAACAGTTCAACGGTCTACACGAACTGATGGGCCAGTCCGTTGCCGCCATGCAGTCGATGCAGCAGGGCTTTTCGACGCTGATCCAGGATATGCGTTCGGCTAGCGAGTCCTCGACCCAAAACAGCTCGACCATGATCGCCCAGTTACTCTCCGATATGCAGGCCGGACAGAACGCCATGCAAGCGGGGATGAACGAGATGCTCGCCAATCTCCAGGCTTCGGTTGCCCGGATCGGCAACGAAGGGGAGGGGGCAGGTGCTCGAATGGCCGAGCAGTTGGAGAAGTTGTTTGCTCAAAGCGAGACTCGCCAACAGGCAATGGCTGAGAATCTCCAGGCTTTTGTTGAGTCGATCAAGCAGAACATCGGCCAAGGTCAACAGGACACCATGGCGAAAATTGCGGGCTCCGTTGAGGTGCTGGGTGAGCAACTCTCGGCAGTCTTCAAGCAATTGGAGCGCGGCCAGCAGCAGATGGATCAAACCACCCGCGCTGCACAGGCTGACCTGCATCAAGGCACCCGTGACTTGGTGGGCGGTCTTGACGAACAGGTCAAGGCGTTGCTGCAAACAGTGTCAGAGCAACAGAAATCTGCACAGGACACCGTTAAGGCATTGAGTGCCCAAACAGAGCAGCATTTGCAGAGCATGCAGCTAGGCGCAGACAAGATGCGGGCGGCGGCTGAGCGGTTTGAAACGGCCGGACAAAGCGTTGCGCGAGCCAGCGAGTCGACCGCTGGGCTGATGGGCACAGTCCAGGGCGCAGGTACTGAGCTTGCACAGGCATCACGTGAGTTGAACACCGTGGTCGCGGACTATCGAAACAATCGTGAAGCGCTTGCAAAAACTCTCGCGGTCATCGAAGGGGTTGTCGCAAGCGCACAAGGTGAGGCCAGCGGTCGCAGTCAGTATCTCCAGGACCTGAAGGTGCAAAGCGAGCGGATGCAGGCGCTTAACCGTGAAGTGTATGAATACCTGGAAAACATCAGTGGTGTGCTGGGTAACGGCTTCAAAGAGTTCGGTAATGGCATGGAAAGCGCATTGAAACAAACTTTGGGCAGCTTGGATAACGAGCTTCATAAAGCGGTGACTAGCCTCGCGGGCGGTGTAGACGGGGTCAAGGACAGTCTCGAGGAGTTTGGTGAAATCATGGAAAAAATCAGGCGATAA
- a CDS encoding nucleotide pyrophosphohydrolase yields MSDSDSSSAPLVDVVKLAASLQRFADDRDWQQFHSPKNLILALTGEVGELCEIFQWMSDADSLSVAKDPEIGLAVKDELADVLMYLVRLSSVLGIDLNEAVTRKLASNGQKYPVDKAKSSSKKYDRL; encoded by the coding sequence GTGAGTGACTCAGACAGCTCATCCGCACCACTGGTTGATGTAGTGAAGCTTGCCGCATCCCTTCAGCGTTTCGCAGATGATCGCGACTGGCAGCAGTTCCACTCCCCCAAAAATCTCATCTTGGCGCTCACTGGGGAGGTGGGAGAGCTGTGCGAGATTTTCCAATGGATGAGCGATGCCGATTCGCTCTCCGTAGCTAAAGATCCCGAAATCGGCCTCGCCGTAAAAGACGAATTGGCGGACGTACTGATGTATTTGGTTCGCCTGAGCAGCGTGCTCGGCATCGACCTCAACGAGGCGGTGACACGGAAACTCGCCTCGAACGGCCAGAAATACCCCGTGGATAAAGCCAAAAGCAGCAGCAAAAAGTACGACCGACTCTGA
- a CDS encoding DUF2075 domain-containing protein — protein sequence MIVYAATKQQFLKDNDNDDIEDVILRHFKEATGKNVSRSEIRSWQGSLTYMAKVLRDEGLPSDAGLAIELHIPQSSKRIDFLLTGRDENQAKKAVLIELKQWSKASATTKDAIVKTALGGGLVETIHPSYQVWSYAALLEGFNEAVYDKSIEIRPCAYLHNYVSDGIIDSAHYEPHISKAPLFLKGPDELTKLRSFLKKHIAHGDNKEVLYELSDGKIRPSKALAEALEGLMTGKPEFVLIDDQKAIFESALAAASEASDQAPKVLIIEGGPGTGKTVLAINLLVRLTELRLLSKYVSKNAAPRKVYESKLVGTIKRSHFSNFFSGSGAFIDTEPNTFDALIVDEAHRLNEKSGLYGNLGENQIKELIESAKCSIFFIDEDQRVTLSDIGSKQAIRAFAKAKGAVVEEYVLSSQFRCSGSDGYMAWLDDVLGIRSTANPTLSTSEYEFKVFDSPQALHNAIDEKNHGNKARVVAGYCWPWLSKKDPSAVDIVIGDYKRQWNLDQDGSLWIIAENSIEQVGCIHTCQGLEVDYIGVIIGPDLVVRDGKVVTSPDERDKHDKSIRGWKKMMKEQPTLAKNETDVIIKNTYRTLMTRGMKGCYLYCTDKETAQYFESRLNQHSNH from the coding sequence GTGATCGTTTACGCTGCGACCAAACAGCAATTTCTAAAAGACAACGATAACGATGACATCGAGGACGTGATCCTCAGGCATTTCAAGGAAGCCACCGGCAAGAACGTTAGCAGGTCGGAAATCAGGTCGTGGCAAGGATCTCTAACGTATATGGCCAAGGTCCTTAGGGATGAAGGCCTGCCGAGCGACGCGGGCCTGGCCATTGAGCTGCACATTCCGCAGTCGTCGAAGCGAATCGATTTTCTGCTCACCGGTCGCGACGAAAATCAGGCAAAAAAAGCCGTCTTGATCGAATTGAAGCAATGGAGCAAGGCCAGCGCCACTACCAAGGATGCCATCGTCAAAACGGCATTGGGTGGCGGCCTCGTTGAGACCATTCACCCGTCCTATCAAGTATGGTCATACGCCGCGCTGCTGGAAGGCTTCAACGAAGCGGTGTATGACAAAAGCATCGAAATCCGTCCGTGTGCCTACCTTCATAACTACGTCAGCGACGGCATCATCGACTCAGCTCACTACGAGCCCCACATCAGCAAAGCCCCACTGTTCCTGAAAGGGCCGGATGAGCTCACCAAACTCAGAAGCTTCCTGAAAAAGCATATTGCTCACGGCGACAACAAAGAGGTTCTCTACGAACTGTCCGATGGGAAAATCCGTCCATCCAAAGCGCTAGCCGAAGCCCTCGAAGGGCTGATGACAGGCAAGCCAGAGTTCGTATTGATTGACGATCAAAAAGCAATTTTTGAATCAGCGCTTGCGGCAGCAAGCGAAGCCTCGGACCAGGCACCAAAGGTGCTGATCATTGAGGGGGGGCCGGGCACCGGGAAAACTGTTCTAGCTATCAATTTACTGGTGAGGCTCACAGAATTGAGGCTGTTAAGCAAATATGTCTCGAAGAATGCCGCCCCACGCAAGGTCTACGAAAGCAAACTGGTTGGCACCATAAAACGCAGCCATTTCTCGAATTTCTTTTCAGGCTCTGGGGCGTTCATCGACACTGAGCCCAACACATTCGATGCGCTTATCGTGGACGAAGCTCACCGGCTGAATGAGAAAAGCGGTCTTTATGGGAACCTTGGCGAAAACCAGATCAAGGAGCTGATTGAATCAGCGAAATGCTCAATTTTCTTCATCGATGAAGACCAGCGTGTGACCCTGAGCGACATAGGCAGCAAGCAGGCAATACGCGCCTTTGCCAAAGCCAAGGGTGCTGTAGTCGAGGAATATGTGCTGTCTTCACAGTTTCGCTGCAGTGGTTCTGACGGTTACATGGCATGGCTGGATGACGTGCTTGGCATTCGCTCGACAGCAAATCCGACGCTCAGCACCTCGGAGTACGAGTTCAAGGTATTCGACTCACCTCAGGCGCTGCATAACGCCATTGACGAGAAAAACCATGGAAACAAGGCTCGTGTGGTCGCGGGCTATTGCTGGCCTTGGTTGAGCAAGAAAGACCCCTCCGCTGTTGATATCGTCATTGGTGACTACAAACGCCAATGGAACCTGGACCAGGATGGCAGCCTATGGATCATCGCTGAGAACTCCATCGAGCAGGTTGGCTGCATTCATACCTGCCAAGGTTTGGAAGTCGATTACATCGGGGTGATCATCGGGCCAGACCTAGTCGTACGTGACGGTAAGGTAGTGACATCCCCGGATGAGCGCGACAAGCACGATAAATCGATTCGCGGCTGGAAAAAAATGATGAAAGAGCAACCTACCCTCGCGAAAAATGAAACAGACGTGATTATCAAAAATACATACCGAACCCTGATGACACGCGGGATGAAGGGTTGCTACCTGTACTGCACCGACAAAGAGACTGCGCAATACTTCGAGAGTCGGCTTAACCAGCACAGCAATCATTGA